In the genome of Metabacillus litoralis, the window CATCTGATATCGTGAAAGATGGTGCAGCACCTACTCCTGACTACTTAGCTCAGTTAAAAGGTCTTGAAGATGATCCTGTTGTAAAACAAGAAGCAATTGGTATTTGGCAATGGTCAAATCAATTCGTAGGATTACAACAAGTTGCAAACAGACCTTTGAAAATTCAAAACATGCCGGGGCCTAACACAAGTGACGGTTTATATTTGAAACCAAGTATGTTCTGGTCTGTTGCTGAAAACTCCGAGCATAAAGAAGCAGCAGCTAAATTTATCGATTTCTTTGTAAACAATGAGGAAGCAAACAAATTAATCTTAGGTGACCGTGGTATCCCTGGTTCATCTGTGGTGAAAGAAGCTCTTAAACCAGTACTTTCTCCTGAACAAGTTCAAGTGTTTGATAGTGTTGAGTGGGCTGAACAAAACAGCTCGGCATTTGATGGTCCAGATCCAGTTGGAGCAGGTGAAATTATTGAGATGCTAGACAGTTTATCAGAACAAATGAATTATGGTCAGTTAAAAGTAGAAGATGCAGCTAAACAATTTAGACAGCAAGCAGAAAGCATTTTAGCTCAAAATAAATAGTGCTTAATGACTGGATAGCTGATCAATTGTACGATCAGCTATCAGTCTTACTGCCAATTCAGTTCTGGAGAAAGGAAATGATTCTATGAGTGCACGCGCTATGAAGCAAAGTGTAAAAGGCTATTTATTTATCAGTCCCTTTATCATTGGGTTTTTAGCGTTTACGTTTATCCCAATCTTAACCTCATTATATTTTTCTTTTACAAAATATAATCTGTTTGCTCCCCCAACTTGGATTGGGCTTGAAAACTATAAAAAAATGTTTACAGCGGATCCAAGATACTGGCAATCTCTTAAAGTTACTCTTATCTATGTATTTGCAGGTGTTCCGCTACGTTTAGGATTCGCTCTTATGATCGCTATGATCTTAAATACAGCATCAAGAGCAGTTGGTTTATATCGCTCGTTGTTTTATTTACCCTCTTTAATAGGTGGTAGTGTAGCGGTAGCAATCATGTGGCGAAATATATTTGGTGATGAGGGAATTGTTAACTTACTTTTAGGGTTTTTAGGTATTCCCGATGTTCGTTGGTTTGGCGATCCTACAGCTGCACTTTGGATGTTGATTTTATTATCTGTATGGCAGTTTGGATCATCGATGCTAATTTTCTTAGCTGGATTGAAAAGCATTCCAGTAACATATTACGAGGCTGCAAGCGTAGATGGTGCAAGCCATTGGCAAAAGTTTACAAAAATAACACTGCCTATGCTAAGTCCAGTTATATTGTTTAACACAATTATGCAAACAATTGCTGCATTTATGACATTTGTACCTGCCTTTATTATTTCAAAGGGTACAGGTGGTCCGTTAGATGGTACACTTCTTTACTCACTCTATCTTTTCATTCAAGGCTTCGAATTTTTTAATATGGGATATGCATCTGCAATGGCCTGGGTGATGTTAATTATTGTTGGACTATTAACTGCACTCATATTTTTCTCATCGAAGTATTGGGTTCACTATGAATCTGAGGGAGGGAAATAACTTTTATGGAAACAAATACGAATGTAAAAACAGTCCCTCAAACAAAAGGGGTTTCTGTTCCTAAGATGAAAAAACCAAAATGGTGGATTTATCATATCCTGGTTGGCGGATTTGCTTTGTTAATGCTTTATCCTGTGATTTGGCTGTTAATGAGCTCCTTTAAACCAAGTGAAACAATCTTTGTAACAGCACAATCTTTAATACCTGATCCTTGGATCTTAACTAACTTTAGTCAAGGCTGGGAAGGAATCGGTGGTAATTCATTTGGCGTTTTTATTAAAAACACAGTAGTACTTGTTATTTTAACGATGATTGGTCAAGTCATATCATCTGCCTTTATCGCGTTTGGCTTCGCGAGATTAGAGTTTGTAGGGAAGAAGTTTTGGTTTGCGATTATGATGGTCACATTAATGCTACCTTATGAGGTTGTTATGATTCCGCAATACATTATTTTTTCTAAATTAGGATGGCTTGATTCAATTAAGCCGATTGCAGTACCTGCCTATTTCGGACATCCGTTTTTCATTTTTCTACTAGTCCAATTTATCAGGACTATCCCAAGAGAGCTTGATGAAGCAGCGACAATTGATGGGTGTAGTACATTTAAAATCTTTTATAAGATTATCCTTCCATTAATTAGACCAGCTTTGGCTACAGCAGCAATCTTCTCGTTTTATTGGACTTGGGATAATTTATTAGGACCGGTTTTATATTTAAACAGCCCTGATAAATATACAGTTTCCATGGCATTAAATATGTTTTTAAGTAATGAAACTGTTTCAAACTGGGGTGCCATGTTTGCGATGTCTATTGTCACATTAGTACCCGTATTCGTTGTTTTCTTCTTATTCCAAAGACATGTTGTGGAAGGGATCAGTACAAGTGGATTAAAGGGTTAAGCTAAAGTAGCTAACCCTCTAACACTTTTTATGAAAGTATTAAAAAAGGAATGGAGCGATTTAGAATGGAGACTCATGGATTTTTAGGTGGTGTTCATAATGTATTAGAATGGATTTCAAGATTAGCGCTATTAAATATTTTATGGATCTTCTTTTCTATCCTTGGATTAGGGATTTTTGGTTTTTTTCCAGCAACGGCTGCTATGTTTTCGGTTGTGAGAAGGTGGTCATTAAGAGAAATGGACTTTTCCATCTTTTCAACCTTTTGGAAGGCATATAAAAAAGAGTTTATAAAAAGTAATATTCTTGGGATGATTCTCACATTGATAGGTATTGTACTCATAATAGATGTGTACTATCTGAAGCAGGCTTCCTTAACAATTCAACAGCTATTATCCGTTCCTTTTTTAATTCTTTCTATTTTATTTTTATGTATGTTGCTTTATGTTTTTCCTATGTACGTACATTATGAGATGAAGGTCCTGCAAATTATAAAAAACTCTTTTTTTGTTATGATTATGAATCCATTATCAACTTTGATGATGCTAGTGTGTGGAGTCGGTTTGGTGATCTTGCTGTCTTTTGCTCCCCCATTACTTCTTATTTGCAGTGGGAATTTGTTAGCTCTTCTTATGACAAAGCCTGCAATGAATGCTTTTCAGAAAATTAATGTCAAGCAACAAGAACGTATAGCACAAAATGGGAAGAGGCAGGATCTTGTCAATTAGGAATAATTGGTTCTTTTCAAGTAGACCTACTTAATGTAAATGCTTACAATGATAATAGGTTTTCTTCATATTACTCTGTTTTTTAAACATTCTTCTCTAGAAATTACATTAAAAGTAGATAGAAAACCAATTAAACTATATTTTGTAAACACTTACAAAAAGGGTGGTCTTAGTGAATAAATATTTATCTTTTACCCTAGCTTTTATAGTAATGTTTACCCTCACTTCATGCAGTAAAGAGGAGCAATCACAAAGAGGTGTAACGGAGGAAGAGGATATTACGATTAAAGTAGCATGGTGGGGAGGTCAGCCCAGACATGAATATACAACCAAGATTATTGAAATGTTTGAAGCTGAACACCCAAACATTAATATTGAACCAGAGTTTGCAAACTGGGATGACTATTGGAATAATTTAGAACCGATGGCTGCGGGG includes:
- a CDS encoding carbohydrate ABC transporter permease translates to MSARAMKQSVKGYLFISPFIIGFLAFTFIPILTSLYFSFTKYNLFAPPTWIGLENYKKMFTADPRYWQSLKVTLIYVFAGVPLRLGFALMIAMILNTASRAVGLYRSLFYLPSLIGGSVAVAIMWRNIFGDEGIVNLLLGFLGIPDVRWFGDPTAALWMLILLSVWQFGSSMLIFLAGLKSIPVTYYEAASVDGASHWQKFTKITLPMLSPVILFNTIMQTIAAFMTFVPAFIISKGTGGPLDGTLLYSLYLFIQGFEFFNMGYASAMAWVMLIIVGLLTALIFFSSKYWVHYESEGGK
- a CDS encoding carbohydrate ABC transporter permease, encoding MKKPKWWIYHILVGGFALLMLYPVIWLLMSSFKPSETIFVTAQSLIPDPWILTNFSQGWEGIGGNSFGVFIKNTVVLVILTMIGQVISSAFIAFGFARLEFVGKKFWFAIMMVTLMLPYEVVMIPQYIIFSKLGWLDSIKPIAVPAYFGHPFFIFLLVQFIRTIPRELDEAATIDGCSTFKIFYKIILPLIRPALATAAIFSFYWTWDNLLGPVLYLNSPDKYTVSMALNMFLSNETVSNWGAMFAMSIVTLVPVFVVFFLFQRHVVEGISTSGLKG
- a CDS encoding YesL family protein; its protein translation is METHGFLGGVHNVLEWISRLALLNILWIFFSILGLGIFGFFPATAAMFSVVRRWSLREMDFSIFSTFWKAYKKEFIKSNILGMILTLIGIVLIIDVYYLKQASLTIQQLLSVPFLILSILFLCMLLYVFPMYVHYEMKVLQIIKNSFFVMIMNPLSTLMMLVCGVGLVILLSFAPPLLLICSGNLLALLMTKPAMNAFQKINVKQQERIAQNGKRQDLVN